The genomic DNA AAGAGTCAGCCATATAGTAATTATGGGAATTGGTGAACCATTTGATAACTATGAGCAAATGTTAAATTTTTTAAAAATTATTAATGATGATCATGGGTTGAATATCGGAGCAAGACATATTACAGTTTCTACTAGTGGTATTATCCCGAAAATTTACCAATTCGCTGATGAAAATATGCAAATTAATTTTGCTATTTCTCTACATGCCCCAAACAGTGAGCTAAGAAGCAGATTAATGCCGATAAACCGAGCATATAAGCTACCTGAATTAATGAAAGCAGTAAATTATTATATTAAAAAAACGGGAAGGAGAGTGAGTTTTGAATATGGCCTATTCGGCGGAGTTAACGATCAAGCTGAACATGCTGAAGAGTTAGCAAAATTAATAAAAGGTTTAAAATGTCATGTGAACTTAATTCCAGAAAATTATGTACCTGAGCGCAACTATGTACGAACACCGCGAAAGCAAATTTTTAAATTTGAAAACTTTTTAAAAAACAATGGAATAAATGTAACGATTCGCCGTGAGCACGGTCATGATATTGATGCAGCATGTGGACAACTTCGTGCAAAGGAACGAAAAGACGAGACGAGGTGAAACAAAGTGAAGGCTGTATATATGACAGATAGAGGAAAAATCCGTCCCCACAATGAAGATAGCGGAGGCGTTTTTATTAACATTGATAAAGACTATTTAGCAATTGTAGCTGATGGTATGGGTGGCCACCGCGCAGGTGATGTCGCGAGTGAAATGACGCTTCCAACACTAAAGGAATGGTGGAAATCAACAAAGGAGATTACAACTCCCGAAATTGCAGAACAGTGGTTAAAAGAAAAAATCAACAATGTTAATAACAAACTGTTTACCCATTCAAAAAATAATCAAGAATGTCAAGGAATGGGTACAACACTTGTTGCTGCCATTTGCACAAAACGGTTTTCAACGATAGCAAATATTGGTGACAGCCGCTGCTATATTTTGAACGAAACAGGTCTTCAGCAGCTAACGGAAGATCATTCTCTCGTAAATGAACTCGTACGCTCTGGGCAAATAACGAAAGAAGATGCCGAGCATCATCCGCGGAAAAATGTATTGCTTCGTGCTCTTGGAACAGAAGATCATGTCGAGACAGATATTAAAACGATCACCTTTGAAGAAGATGATATTCTTTTACTTTGTTCTGACGGATTATCTAATAAAGTAAGTGATCAAGAGATTAACGATGAGTTGATGAAAAATATTTCAATTGAGGAAAAAGCAGCCAATTTAATAAAAATGGCTAATGACAATGGCGGAGAAGATAACATTACCCTAGTAATTGTCGAGTATCGTGACGATCATGAATTAGGTGATGAGCAATGTTAATAGGGAGAAGGATAAACGGTCGGTATAAAGTCCTTGAAATAATCGGTGGAGGAGGCATGGCTAATGTTTATCTAGCTCATGATATGATACTCGACCGTGATGTTGCTGTAAAAATTCTCCGCCTTGATTTTGCAAATGATGAAGAGTTTATTCGCCGATTTCGCCGTGAAGCGCAATCTGCTACAAGCTTAGTTCATCCGAATATTGTCAGTATTTATGATGTAGGTGAAGAGGGCGATATATATTATATTGTGATGGAGTTTGTCGATGGACAAACATTAAAGCAGTACATACAACAAAATTCACCACTTAAAGTTGAAAAAGCAATCGAAATTATGAAACAGCTAACTTCAGCTATTTCACATGCCCATCAAAATCATATTATTCATCGTGATATCAAACCGCAAAATATTTTAATGGATAAGGACGGAAATGTTAAAATAACGGATTTTGGTATCGCGATGGCGCTAAGCGCAACAACAATAACACAAACGAATTCGGTATTAGGATCTGTCCACTACTTATCACCTGAGCAAGCACGAGGAGGCATGGCAAATAGAAAGTCAGATATTTATTCATTAGGAATTGTCATGTTCGAGTTATTAACAGGGAGACTTCCATTTTCCGGGGAATCGGCAGTTTCAATTGCATTAAAGCACTTACAATCAGAAACACCATCGGTTAAAAGGTGGAATCCAGATATC from Bacillus aquiflavi includes the following:
- the rlmN gene encoding 23S rRNA (adenine(2503)-C(2))-methyltransferase RlmN encodes the protein MNLQTTDKKITKKLSIYSLRINELKKWLQENEEKPFRAQQIYDWLYSKRVSTFDEMTNLSKSLREKMEANFTITTLNTIIKQESSDGTIKFLFELHDGYSIETVLMRHDYGNSVCVTTQVGCRIGCTFCASTLGGLKRNLEAGEIVAQVVKVQQALDEVQERVSHIVIMGIGEPFDNYEQMLNFLKIINDDHGLNIGARHITVSTSGIIPKIYQFADENMQINFAISLHAPNSELRSRLMPINRAYKLPELMKAVNYYIKKTGRRVSFEYGLFGGVNDQAEHAEELAKLIKGLKCHVNLIPENYVPERNYVRTPRKQIFKFENFLKNNGINVTIRREHGHDIDAACGQLRAKERKDETR
- a CDS encoding Stp1/IreP family PP2C-type Ser/Thr phosphatase; this encodes MKAVYMTDRGKIRPHNEDSGGVFINIDKDYLAIVADGMGGHRAGDVASEMTLPTLKEWWKSTKEITTPEIAEQWLKEKINNVNNKLFTHSKNNQECQGMGTTLVAAICTKRFSTIANIGDSRCYILNETGLQQLTEDHSLVNELVRSGQITKEDAEHHPRKNVLLRALGTEDHVETDIKTITFEEDDILLLCSDGLSNKVSDQEINDELMKNISIEEKAANLIKMANDNGGEDNITLVIVEYRDDHELGDEQC